The following coding sequences lie in one Spea bombifrons isolate aSpeBom1 chromosome 5, aSpeBom1.2.pri, whole genome shotgun sequence genomic window:
- the PRTFDC1 gene encoding phosphoribosyltransferase domain-containing protein 1, translated as MSEDNVSTSSPSSSSSPSSSPSNTHHGLVISDSWTGFKLDMFTLPNHYCEDLDCVFIPHGVIVDRIERLASDIMKDIGDNHITVLCVLKGGYKFCADLVEHIKNLSRNSERFISMRVDFIRLRSYCNDKSTDEIEIIGGEELLKLTGKNVLIVEDVVGTGQTMKALLSHIEKYEPKMVKVASLLVKRTGNNNYRPDYTGFQIPDIFVVGYALDYNEHFRDLHHICVINDNGKEKYKV; from the exons ATGTCTGAAGACAATGTATCAACATCATCaccgtcatcatcatcatcaccatcatcatcGCCCAGCAACACACATCATGGACTTGTG ATTTCAGATTCTTGGACCGGATTTAAACTGGATATGTTTACATTGCCCAACCATTATTGTGAAGATTTGGATTGTGTTTTCATACCCCATGGTGTAATAGTAGAcag GATAGAGCGCTTGGCCAGCGACATAATGAAGGACATTGGGGATAATCACATCACCGTCCTGTGCGTTCTCAAAGGAGGCTACAAGTTCTGCGCGGACCTTGTTGAACACATTAAGAACCTCAGTCGGAATTCCGAAAGATTCATCTCCATGAGGGTTGACTTCATCAGGCTCAGAAGTTATTGT aaTGACAAGTCGACCGATGAGATTGAAATCATTGGAGGAGAGGAGCTGTTAAAGTTGACTGGAAAG AATGTGCTGATCGTAGAG GATGTTGTCGGAACCGGGCAGACGATGAAGGCTCTGCTTAGTCATATTGAGAAGTATGAACCAAAGATGGTGAAAGTAGCGAG TTTGCTTGTCAAGAGAACGGGAAACAATAACTACAGACCGGACT ataCTGGATTCCAAATTCCTGACATATTTGTGGTTGGCTATGCTTTAGACTACAATGAACACTTTAGAGACCTTCAT CATATATGTGTCATCAATGATAAcggcaaagaaaaatataaggtGTGA